The genomic window AATTATATTTCCTTGTTTTATAGCAAATTAGTCAATGGCTCTAAAGAAACATCAGAATCTAAGAAAGATTCTTGGTGTACAGATTTACAATTTGACCTGACAGATTTAGAATGGAGCCAAATGTGTTAAAGCCCAGAACTTGTCAATTATACTAGATTTAAAATGATCCAATATAACTGGGCAATGCGCACTTATATCACACCTGAACAACTAAACAAGTTTAACCCAAACATCCCAGATATACATTTCAAATGCTAAAAACATAAAGGAACATTCTTTCATTGTATCTGGGAATGCGAGTTGATTAAGAATTTCTGGCAAAATGTAATAACATTAATttcatcaattattttaaaaccaataTATGCGCTTTGGGTTTATTTCCTGTAGGTTTGTCATTATCAGgttataaaactaaaatgattgatATGTGTCTTGTTATTGCAAGGCGTTTGATAGCACTCTATTGGAAGAACACAGAAAGTCCATCGATTGATCACTGGCTAAAAGATTTGACACATTACATTGCACTGGAAAGAATAACCTACAGTATAAAAGGCAAATTAAAGGAGTACCATAAAATTTGGGATCTGTTTATACAATTTTTGGAACATAACTATACAATGGCACAATCAAATACCTCTCACactattgattaattgattgacatgtgtatttttatttgtggaATACAGTATGTTTTTCTTTACCTTAGCCCATGTAACGTTATACCAATACATCTACCTGCTATACTGAACGTGGATGCTTTGGGGGTGGGAAGGGGgaagtgtaaaaaaatatattaaaaaaaaaaacaagtgtattttcatgttaaatttcaagtgtttttctccaataaaaaaatgtttaaaaaaaacaaccaaagcaCTAGTTACTTAACTGTGAAAATGCTGTACTTTCAATGGGAAATCATATTAGGAGCCAATGACTACTTAGAATTTGTTAAGTattattttctgaaattatatcatTGAGGAGATattctgaatgtgcgaatataaaaaccaactttacccaaATACATCACTTTATTACTCTAGTATATGCAGTCCAGACAAGACTGAACCTGCTGAGAACCCGAAGCCCatcttcagtgaatcaaattcagtttttacaaagaaaaaaagGTTGCATGTACAAAAACGCTTAGCTGTGTTATAACAGGGTAAAATGACACAACGACCGGCAGAAATGAAACCTTATTTAACACATAATCTACAGCAGCTCGTAAACACGTGTCCCGCACTAACTGCGACTCGCTCCCACGCGTGTGCAGAAAAAAACCGAGCTAAGCGTTAACAACCTCCACGCGCGTGACCACTCCAAACAAACAACTGAAGCAACTCTTACCACTTTAGCCTGCCTCAAAAACTCCTTCGCGGCTTTGGCGAACTTGTTTTCCACGAGAAACGAGTACACATGTTGGTAGAGATCGCTAGGCACCGTGCTGTCCTCCGCCATCTTCGTTGCACTCACGTGGAGGAGGAGCGCGATAGGTTATTTCATCGTCACGTGGAGGCTCGGAAAATGGCGCACAATAAGTGCGTCATGCTAAACATGCTATTTTAGACACTTCATTGTATCATTAATGTAGCTTTATTGTATCAGAGATCTAAAATGCTACTAAGAATGCAATTTAAGGTACATTTTTATTGAAAGACTTCCTTCAAATCGGCTCAGATGTCACTttggttttaaatgttttgatcTACATGAATTGGAAAATGTTAATACCTCTCTTATCCATTTTTATTAAAATCCCCAAAATTAAGTTAGTTAACTTTACTTGTCCCCGTAGGGAAATTTCATGCAGCATACACTTAGAGACATttcacatttatataaataaatcgtATAAAACATTGTACCCTACTCTAAATAAATATCCAGTCTACTAGCCCTCAAGGAATTTCAAAACTTAATTGCTTGAGGTACAAATTATAATTTTGTCCTGTTTCTCAAAATATCTGAGAACACAATATTGATGACTTGATGGTAACAAAGGATGCCTCTCATCATTGACAATCATGACagccttccctgctgaaaaatccagcttaaaccagcctaggctggttggctggttttagctggtcgaccaggctggttttagaggggttttggccacttccaggctggtttccagccatttccagcctggtcttagctggtcaggctgggagatgaccagctaaaaccagcttgaccagtcaagccaagctgggagtccaaccaaaaccagctatgtccagcttaaaccaggctggtcaagctggttttagctggatttggctggttattttccagcctgaccagctaagaccagggtggaaatggctggaaaccagcctggaaatggccaaaacccctctaaaaccaggctggtcaaccagctaaaaccagccaaccagcctaggctggtttaagctggatttttcagcagggttatttAGTACTCTTTCTTTGTATATACTATTAATGCTCTTTAGTTATATTCCCAACAACGTACTGGCTGTTTTTACTTCCCCAGTTACCTCCTCTGGGCTGCAGAAGCAACATATCACACAAAATGTTGTAATACTTTCAATAAAATCGCTATAAAACATGATCAACAATGTTTTGTCAACATTAAAAGACAATAGTTTCTTTAAGAAGTACATTACCTGTTGAATTGTTTTCCTTATACAGTAATGTCCAACATCACACCCAAATATTTATGTTACTAACTGAGTGCTCCCCATTTATTAATGTGGAATGAGTTTTGatttgtgctctctctctctaaaaTCAATAACCATCTCCTTAGTTTTAGGAATATTTAGAAGAAGGTTTGACCTTTCACACCAGTCAAGAACAGGCCATCCTCCTTATTTAAAAGGCTCACCAAAGCGGTATCATCTGCATactttacaatatatttattaaagagcTTCAGATTAACATAATTAATGATGTGTattcgtcaaaaaaaaaaaaaaattaagttaaaatttgGAATTGAGGAAAATTCTTGTCAGTTTTGTGATGTTGGAACTACTGAGCAGATTTTCTTTAACTCTATCTTTAACTTGGACCatttacgaagtatgctatccatctcagatgcagaaaagctagtccatccttttatgacttctaggctggattactgtaatgctctatttgctggctgcccagcatcctctattaacaaacttcaattagtacaaaaacCAGAgatcttaccaggtctagaaaataagATCATATCACctcaattttatcctccttacactggcagCCTGTTAAGTTACGTATTGAATTTAtacgtattgaatttaaaatattacttctcacctatggtggtgtggtgacgtgtttgtgatgtATGTGTACTGTCTCCAgatccaagccgccattcatttgagtggagaaataaTTCGTGTacgatcacgttttattcctgtcacacattaaagttaattttatataaagtcatagtgtacacaacaatctctgggcttgctgcataacaaataccaaaattgaaacaatttataaaacaatgaatcactttctggccatcggatattaggcatggacatatatattgcgattgtgtttttcgaaagtattaaatcgctttgaaAACGTTTATtgttaccatttcatgaatctcccaaTTCAGTTGAATAaggcgcttggacccggaagccgctccgcgtgtcgtcacacttaacaagcggataaagctctaaataatcgagctcctgtttatctaaacaaccttctgtctcgctacaatccaactcgctttttaagatctcaaaactcagggcttctacctagaatagcaaagtctactaaaggaggttgagccttctcctttatggcttctacactctggaatagccttcctgataacatccgaggctcagacacactctctcagttcaaaactagattaaagacctgtctgtttagtaaagcatacactcaatgcatcacttagcgggttgaAGTTTCTACATCTTACTTACATACAATATGAACAGCAGCTAAGCtgattattctctttattctctatttccagctggggatactcatcccaaggtcatcagattatgcggagtcactgattggatccaagtccagcgacaagatgatcccaaggtttccatacccgggaccaggccatatcctgagctgctgctgtgctggtggtcatgggggagtggagagcatgagactgattccactgacgctccagggacagacgagtcttcgctgaggccagcttctagcctccaccgctgagactgcagctctgcacaagacttttggccagtggagaaattaaaatggtctgtttttttttcttcactcttctATCGGTggtgtttttttccctctccgctttCACCACTGGCTTGCCTGGTTCAGGAGCGgtagagctgtgcatcaatgaatttgctcttcagtgtttggactctcagtgatgattttaaaccacactgaactgagctaaactgaaatgaacttaaacactaaaaactgaactaccctgatttagttactatgaccatttatgtaaagctgctttgacacaatctacattgtaaaagcgctatacaaataaagctgaattgatttAAAGTTTGGTTACATTGGgttaggattggccagcccagtcaacagacattaacattattgagctgaaacaacacagttcttgagattttttgaggggacaacttgattgttttatgttcaatccacttacatttttttaagttaactcaatcgatttgtgttgagacaacatgaatgtattgtgtggaacgctgcatttttttttacagtgacaacctattttgagtgaactatcactttGCTCCCGTGCTGTAGGTGGCGCACTGCATCAACCCGCGTGTGTTTCCAGTGTCTCCTTGaagaacacacacatgcacactggtATCTGAGACACATTTTAGCTTGATATAAACTCTGGCGTTCAAAGCTCCGGAGGATGCCTCGGTATGAGCTGTATATGGTCCTGAAGGCGATGCAGAGGCCGGAGACCGCGGCTGTTTTGCGGCGCACGGTGGAGACTTTGTTCGAGCGCGGCGCGGTGGTCCGGAGCCTGGAGAACCTCGGTGAACGCAAACTACCGTACAAGATCTCCAAACACGACTCTCGGCAATCACACGGCGGATATTTCTCCATTGACTTCCACGCGTCGCCGAACATAGTCAGCGGGCTGTTGAATCACCTTGAACGGGACGTTGACGTGCTGCGTCCGACGGTAGTAAAGAAAGACACGGAGCTCCCCAAAGGACAGTGCTGTGGAGTAGCTCGAGAAGTGAAAGCAAAGATGGCCAGTTAAATGTAAGATATCATCTGCTTTTTTTGCTCTGAGGATTTCAGTCCAAATATTCAAACATGGATATATCTGTGATATTCAACTAGCATGGTTAACAACATGGGGACCGTGTCATAAGTTGTATAAATGATATAAAACCAACGTTAACTTACCTCAATGGTTATAAGGTgtacaacatatttattttactcAAGAGCCAAATgataattcttttatttttttatttttatttaattgttattgctTGAAATAACAATACACATAAGAACAAATTCATGGGACCACACACCCTTTAAAAAGGTCAATAATATACAGTCATTCggaaaaaactataataataaacaaacaaataaaggaaagagaaagtaatgataataataataaatgaaatacattttaaacagacaggattatacaaataaatgaaattacaACGACAATTAACCAACTGGACATTATTAAAGCAACTAAAATCAAGAATTTCCTTTAAacataatataatgaatatagtataatatttcataagttttagattttttttataatatgaaGTGATTTTAGGAGTGAGTTTAGCTCAATTCTAAAACTCTCGAGCAATTTTAATTGGGTTTTAACAATACAACCATGTTAATAACCATAACATTAGATGACATCATGTACAATAATAAACAAGGAAATAAAGACAATCaatcaaaagaaaataataataactctcgagtgaatttttttttttattttttatttttttttatttttttttttattgaatgcttgaaaaacaataacaacaaatgtcatgaattaaacAGCAACAATCCAGGGGTTTTTAGTCATTTAGTCCAAGATAAGTGCCAAGTCCTTCATCAAAGTCCTCGTTCGTATTGCTTTTAAGTTGGTTGATCCTTTAATACactcaaaatacattttcatttcaattttaaatttagGGAAAAAAGGTTTACACTTGCAAAACTTGCTCTTGTGAATATGAAATTTGGCCAACAAAAAAACAAGGTTCATGAAATAGGTATTATTTTCCTTTTCACAATCATGGAAACCAAAGATAACATTCTTATATGTAAATTCAAAATCTGCCTTCACATAAACTTTTATAAAATCAAGAACATCACACCAAAATGACATTGAATGAGGGCAAGtccaaaataaatgaacagacGTCTCAGGATTCACTAAGCAAAATGAACAGTTGGTGTTAATATCATTCTTAAGTCTTTTAAGATTACACTTGTCTGGATAGCATCTATGAATCAGTTTAAAGGTAActtctcttgttttgtttgttataaaaaaTTTGTGGGGTAATGTCCAAACTTTCTTCCAGGAAATATCATTCACAAAACCATTCCAATATGACATTACATAAGGTACAGTAACAAAATCTTCCTGAAACAGGGctcttattttattattgcattttgatTTAGATAAAGAAAGGCAGTTTTTACCAATAAATGTTTTCCAAAGGTCCGCTGAATGAAAAGTAATTGGAAATGAAAGTcctttaaaaagcataaaaacaccttGTGGAATAGCATCAGCAACAATAGCGAAGTCTTTGGGGCTTACGGGAATTCCGTGCTTAACTAAAAATTCAGAGTAGTTACAAAGTAAACCCCTATCGTTGAAAAGTTGAGACACATAAATTATATCATTTTTAAACCAGTTATTGAAGaatatagatttgtttttatacaaGATGTTCTTGTTATTCCAAATTATATATGAATGAGgtgtaaaattgtgtttaaatatgAGGGACCAAGTTAATAACATTTGCCTATGAAAATGGGACAATTTTATGGGgattttcaaaatattataattacagattaataaaaattttaatccaCCTAATTTGGAAAAAATTACATTAGGGATCAGATTCCATATAGACAATGGGTTATTGAGACAGttctttatataatttattttaaaggtatTGTTTAATGTTGTGAAATCAAGAAAGTTTAAGCCTCCTTTCTCTACAGTATTCCCGAGTACAGATTTTCTAATAAAATGAGTTTTATTCTTCCAAACAAAGTTAAGGAGCATAGTATCAATTTTTTTAAGAGTGGCTGAATCAACATTTAAGGAGAGAGCAGCGTATGTTAACCTTGATAAACCTTCAGCTTTAGATAGTAAGATTCTACCCTTTAAGGACAGATCACGTTGGAGCCACATATTaagttttttctttgttgtttcaATTATTGGATTAAAATTTAAAGAGCCTCTTTctaattcattttttgttattataataccTAAATAAGATATCTGATTTCTgattttaatattacaaatttCAGATAGATTACATTCTTTGATGGACATTAACTCGCATTTTGAAAGGTTCAAGGATAGGCCTGATGCTTTAGAGAATATCTGGATATATTTAAGGGCTACAGCAATTTGATTAACATCTTGCAGAAAAAGCGTGGTATCATCAGCCAATTGACTGATGAGAATTTGTTTGTCAGCTATACGAATACCATTAAGACCACTATTAGATATAAAGGAAGCAAATATTTgggaaactaataaaaataaataaggagaCAATGGACACCCTTGTCTTATACCTCGTGATAAATAAAATCTGGGAGAAGtgccatattttaatttaattgtactaTTACAATTGtaataaagtgtttttattgctttacaaaaaaaattaccaaaaccAAATTTTTCtgctgatttaaaaataaaattgtgttcaATTGTATCAAAAGCTTTATAAAAATCTAGGAAAAGAATAAAGCTATTATGTTCCACCAACTCATTATAGTCCAACAAATCTAAAACTAGCCTGATGTTATTCATTATGTGTCGCCCCCTCATGAATCCTGATTGAGTCTCATCTATAATAGTATCTAAacaatttttaattcttttggcAAATATTGTGGCAAAAATCTTATAATCATTGTTAAGGAGTGTGATGGGTCGCCAATTGTCCAAATTGTTAAGATCTTTCTTAGGTTTAAA from Danio rerio strain Tuebingen ecotype United States chromosome 13, GRCz12tu, whole genome shotgun sequence includes these protein-coding regions:
- the mrps6 gene encoding small ribosomal subunit protein bS6m (The RefSeq protein has 1 substitution compared to this genomic sequence), translating into MPRYELYMVLKAMQRPETAAVLRRTVETLFERGAVVRSLENLGERKLPYKISKHDSRQSHGGYFSIDFHASPNIVSGLLNHLERDVDVLRPTVVKKDTELPKGQCCGVAREEKAKMAS